From Sceloporus undulatus isolate JIND9_A2432 ecotype Alabama chromosome 6, SceUnd_v1.1, whole genome shotgun sequence, one genomic window encodes:
- the LOC121933797 gene encoding basic proline-rich protein-like, giving the protein MSQPSLGLLLCLVLVIEGTTGSFFKPLTCRQDIAERKKCGAEAEKFYPNECLKKKCCYRNNTCYHHVIDGPRQRRNAGIIGGTSVIFFILSVCLFYRCKLKELQRKERESETLRSEGETADYLVKLLDEESEPDHYRRPESLDLGYSWAPGRPGWSPDTMYSPGMSPQQSPGPMEKLPGPRPMLLEAPPAAPLPAPALGPAPPPALAPTPGPTPAPGPPAAPAPAPGPGTAAPAPAAPAPPAVPTPPPPAPAPGAPPPGAAAAPPPGPPAPPPPAPGPPGASPPDKPPAAPPGPTPAPPGPTPAPPGPTPAPPGPTPAPPGPTPAPPGQPPPKP; this is encoded by the exons ATGAGCCAGCCTAGCCTGGGTTTACTTCTTTGCCTAGTGCTGGTCATCGAAG gTACAACCGGAAGTTTCTTCAAGCCTCTCA CGTGCCGCCAAGACATCGCAGAAAGGaaaaaatgtggtgctgaagCCGAAAAGTTCTACCCCAATGAATGCTTGAAGAAAAAATGCTGTTATCGTAACAATACCTGTTACCACCATGTTATTGATG GTCCCAGACAACGCCGGAATGCAGGGATCATTGGTGGAACCTCCGTCATATTTttcattctctctgtgtgtctgttctACAGATG tAAGCTTAAGGAGctccaaaggaaggaaagagagtccGAGACCCTCCGGAGTGAGGGTGAAACAGCTGATTATCTGGTCAAACTCCTGGATGAAGAAAGTGAGCCTGATCACTACAGAAGGCCCGAATCGCTAGACCTGGGATATTCTTGGGCCCCAGGACGACCAGGCTGGAGCCCAGATACAATGTACAGTCCAGGAATGAGCCCGCAACAGAGTCCTGGACCAATGGAAAAACTGCCAGGGCCAAGACCAATGCTACTAGAAGCACCGCCAGCAGCCCCACTGCCAGCCCCAGCACTAGGTCCAGCCCCACCGCCAGCCTTGGCTCCAACCCCAGGCCCAACCCCAGCCCCAGGCCCACCTGCAGCCCCAGCCCCGGCTCCAGGGCCAGGGACAGCCGCACCAGCACCGGCAGCCCCTGCACCACCAGCAGTGCCAACCCCCCCACCTCCAGCACCCGCTCCAGGAGCGCCACcaccaggagcagcagcagcgccaCCACCAGGTCCTCCAGCTCCACCACCCCCTGCACCAGGACCCCCAGGAGCATCTCCTCCCGATAAGCCCCCAGCAGCTCCTCCAGGACCGACACCAGCACCCCCAGGACCGACGCCAGCACCCCCAGGACCGACACCAGCACCCCCAGGACCGACACCAGCACCCCCAGGACCGACACCAGCACCCCCAGGACAACCACCGCCAAAACCATAA